The following coding sequences are from one Halorubrum sp. BOL3-1 window:
- a CDS encoding phenylalanine--tRNA ligase subunit alpha, with the protein MRLTERQLAVLEAASATDERTVAEIGGETGLKPETVAGAAFDLADEGLVEVASVTDETLELTDEGRTYVDEGLPETRLYRAALDAGTDADPVSMGAVIGGADLDGPEVDIALANFARKGFGSVDGGELSVAADADPDADPEATALATLADAGDEGLGADDLDVDDGVVDRLDSRGLLAVTESVTRTVTLTDDGVDALMTGVEATETVGALTPELLASGEWRDAEFAEYNVEAEAETARGGRKHVLRRTADRVKDVLVGMGFREMEGPHADADFWINDCLFMPQDHPARTHWDRFALDVDPMDEIPDELMARVEAAHRDGWGVDGDGYHSPWSEEFAREVALRGHTTSLSMRYLSGIAGAELEPPQRYFSVEKVYRNDTLDPTHLLEFFQIEGWVMAEDLSVRDLMGTFEEFYRQFGITDIKFKPHYNPYTEPSFELFGEHPETGEEIEIGNSGVFREEVTGALGVDCDVMAWGLALERLAMLTTGAEDIRDLHGTLADIDFLRNAEVSY; encoded by the coding sequence ATGCGACTCACGGAACGACAGCTCGCGGTCCTCGAAGCCGCGAGCGCGACGGACGAACGAACGGTAGCGGAGATCGGCGGGGAGACCGGCCTGAAGCCGGAGACGGTCGCGGGCGCGGCCTTCGACTTGGCCGACGAGGGGCTCGTCGAGGTCGCGTCGGTGACCGACGAGACGCTCGAACTCACCGACGAGGGACGGACCTACGTCGACGAGGGACTCCCCGAGACGCGGCTCTACCGGGCCGCTCTCGACGCGGGCACCGACGCCGACCCGGTCTCGATGGGCGCGGTCATCGGTGGCGCCGACCTGGACGGTCCCGAGGTCGACATCGCGCTCGCGAACTTCGCGCGCAAGGGCTTCGGGAGCGTCGACGGCGGCGAACTCTCGGTCGCCGCCGACGCCGACCCCGACGCCGATCCGGAGGCGACAGCGCTCGCGACGCTCGCCGACGCCGGCGATGAGGGTCTCGGTGCGGACGACCTCGACGTCGACGACGGGGTCGTTGACCGGCTCGACTCGCGGGGGCTGCTCGCGGTCACGGAGTCGGTCACCCGGACGGTGACTCTCACCGACGACGGCGTCGACGCGCTGATGACCGGGGTGGAGGCGACCGAGACGGTGGGAGCGCTCACGCCCGAATTGCTCGCCAGCGGCGAGTGGCGCGACGCCGAGTTCGCGGAGTACAACGTCGAGGCGGAGGCGGAGACCGCCCGCGGCGGCCGCAAACACGTCCTCCGTCGGACCGCCGACCGCGTGAAGGACGTCCTCGTCGGCATGGGGTTTCGGGAGATGGAGGGGCCTCACGCCGACGCCGACTTCTGGATCAACGACTGCTTGTTCATGCCGCAGGACCACCCGGCGCGGACCCACTGGGACCGGTTCGCGCTCGACGTGGATCCGATGGACGAGATTCCGGACGAGCTGATGGCCCGCGTCGAGGCCGCCCACCGCGACGGCTGGGGGGTCGACGGCGACGGCTACCACTCGCCGTGGTCAGAGGAGTTCGCCCGGGAGGTCGCCTTACGCGGCCACACCACGTCGCTGTCGATGCGGTACCTCTCCGGGATCGCCGGCGCGGAGTTGGAGCCGCCCCAGCGCTACTTCTCGGTCGAGAAGGTGTACCGCAACGACACGCTCGACCCGACGCACCTCCTAGAGTTCTTCCAGATCGAGGGGTGGGTGATGGCCGAGGACCTCTCGGTCCGCGACCTGATGGGCACCTTCGAGGAGTTCTACCGCCAGTTCGGAATCACGGACATCAAGTTCAAGCCGCACTACAACCCCTACACGGAGCCGTCCTTCGAGCTGTTCGGTGAACACCCCGAGACCGGCGAGGAGATCGAGATCGGCAACTCGGGCGTCTTCCGCGAGGAGGTCACCGGGGCGCTCGGCGTCGACTGCGACGTGATGGCGTGGGGGCTCGCCTTGGAGCGGCTCGCCATGCTGACCACCGGTGCGGAGGACATCCGCGACCTCCACGGGACCCTAGCCGACATCGACTTCCTGCGGAACGCGGAGGTGAGCTACTGA
- a CDS encoding Gfo/Idh/MocA family protein, whose protein sequence is MSTPTAAADRLRFGVLGTAGIARDAVIPAIAASDHSVGAVASRDADRAERFAAENGTPRSYGSYEAVLDDDALDAVYVPLPNGLHAEWTKRAADAGLDVLCEKPLAADADEARAVVDRCDERGVTLMEAFMYRYHPRTERAVALAATELDDVRTVTATFRFPLYDRPDDVRLDPGLAGGSLMDVGCYPVSLARTILGTPDRAYAHTGDTRDAGVDTEIAGVLEYDDGRSARVASGFDTRLVQRYRVDATNGWIEVERAFDAPADEAVELTYEIDGRRGVETFPAVDQYRLQVDHFAARVADESAPLTDGAEAVENMRIIDALAESAADGGPVDC, encoded by the coding sequence ATGAGCACTCCGACGGCTGCGGCAGACCGACTCCGATTCGGCGTCCTCGGCACCGCGGGGATCGCTCGCGACGCCGTGATCCCGGCGATCGCAGCGAGCGACCACTCCGTCGGCGCGGTGGCGTCCCGAGACGCCGACCGCGCGGAGCGATTCGCGGCCGAAAACGGGACCCCGCGGAGCTACGGCTCCTACGAGGCCGTCCTCGACGACGACGCGCTCGACGCGGTGTACGTCCCGCTCCCCAACGGACTCCACGCCGAGTGGACGAAACGCGCGGCGGACGCCGGGTTGGATGTCCTCTGTGAGAAGCCGCTGGCCGCGGACGCCGACGAGGCGCGGGCGGTAGTCGACCGCTGCGACGAGCGTGGCGTCACGCTGATGGAGGCGTTCATGTACCGCTACCACCCGCGAACCGAGCGCGCCGTCGCGCTCGCGGCGACCGAGCTTGACGACGTTCGCACGGTGACGGCGACCTTCCGGTTTCCGCTGTACGACCGCCCGGACGACGTCCGGCTCGACCCCGGACTCGCCGGGGGGTCGCTGATGGACGTCGGCTGCTACCCCGTCTCGCTGGCCCGAACGATCCTCGGAACCCCCGACCGGGCGTACGCCCACACCGGCGACACCCGAGACGCGGGCGTCGACACCGAAATCGCGGGCGTGCTGGAGTACGACGACGGCCGGTCGGCGCGGGTCGCCTCCGGCTTCGACACGCGGCTCGTCCAGCGGTACCGCGTCGACGCGACGAACGGGTGGATCGAGGTCGAGCGGGCCTTCGACGCCCCGGCCGACGAGGCGGTGGAACTGACCTACGAGATCGACGGTCGACGCGGCGTCGAGACGTTCCCCGCGGTCGACCAGTATCGGCTCCAGGTCGACCACTTCGCCGCCCGCGTCGCCGACGAGAGCGCTCCGCTGACCGACGGAGCAGAGGCCGTCGAAAACATGCGGATCATCGACGCGCTGGCGGAGAGCGCGGCCGACGGCGGTCCCGTCGACTGCTGA
- a CDS encoding SWIM zinc finger domain-containing protein has protein sequence MDVTEDAVRGLCTDAVYERGEQYRDEGRIREIHRVDATVTAVVSGSCQYDVRVDLAADEFDPWCDCPYDGPGACKHVVAVLLRCFDDPPTDEGNRLDAAIETVDSDDLRAFLRETLASDVVLRERFFARFDESPVRSVDSLRAAVDRRFEETNPDYFVVFEPIDFSEWFDLAAEYRDQERYAAAAAVYRALIESLDDNMERVDGAYDHFSKAFSRALDGYVDCVAAAEREAAAVASALGFLDERASSGRPFLAEQFERAAAELREEASEQFST, from the coding sequence ATGGACGTGACCGAGGACGCGGTTCGCGGACTCTGTACTGACGCGGTGTACGAGCGCGGAGAGCAGTACCGCGACGAGGGTAGAATTCGTGAGATTCACCGCGTCGACGCCACCGTAACCGCCGTCGTGAGCGGGAGCTGTCAGTACGACGTCCGCGTCGACCTCGCGGCCGACGAGTTCGACCCGTGGTGTGATTGCCCGTACGACGGACCCGGAGCGTGTAAACACGTCGTCGCCGTGTTGCTCCGGTGTTTCGACGACCCTCCCACAGACGAAGGGAACCGGCTTGATGCGGCGATTGAGACGGTTGACTCCGACGACCTCCGGGCGTTCCTTCGCGAGACGCTGGCGAGCGATGTTGTCCTGCGTGAACGCTTCTTCGCGCGCTTCGACGAGTCCCCGGTCCGGTCGGTCGATAGCCTCCGGGCCGCGGTCGACCGACGGTTCGAGGAGACGAACCCGGACTACTTCGTCGTCTTCGAGCCGATCGACTTCTCGGAGTGGTTCGACCTCGCGGCCGAGTATCGCGATCAGGAGCGGTACGCGGCGGCAGCAGCCGTCTATCGGGCGCTCATCGAATCGCTCGACGACAACATGGAGCGCGTCGACGGCGCGTACGACCACTTTTCGAAGGCGTTCTCGCGAGCGCTCGACGGGTACGTCGACTGCGTGGCGGCCGCGGAACGCGAGGCGGCCGCGGTCGCATCCGCCCTCGGCTTCCTCGACGAGCGGGCATCGTCGGGAAGACCGTTTCTCGCGGAGCAGTTCGAGCGGGCGGCGGCCGAGCTCCGGGAAGAAGCGAGCGAGCAGTTCTCCACGTAG
- a CDS encoding HalOD1 output domain-containing protein: MSSVTAESNDCASISETARVPHGDDGLSPSLAVVEAIADLAGVEPADLSDEGVVLYEHVDPDALNALVSGRSDADVDVSLTVAGYDVRVGPESAVARRSRD, encoded by the coding sequence ATGAGCAGCGTAACCGCCGAATCGAACGATTGCGCTTCGATCTCCGAGACGGCTCGTGTCCCCCACGGCGACGACGGGCTCAGTCCCAGTCTCGCCGTCGTCGAGGCGATTGCCGACCTCGCCGGCGTCGAGCCGGCCGACCTGTCCGACGAGGGCGTGGTGCTGTACGAACACGTCGACCCCGACGCGCTGAACGCGCTGGTCTCCGGTCGGTCTGACGCCGACGTCGACGTCTCGCTCACCGTCGCAGGCTACGACGTCCGTGTCGGCCCCGAATCCGCCGTCGCCCGGCGGTCGCGGGACTGA
- a CDS encoding SDR family oxidoreductase produces MALAAPDLSGSTAFITGTTRGIGKRLALALADRGCDIVSTGKTTDEDDTELAGSVEQTAREVRDRGVEALACELDLRDEDRVDAVVEEAIDHFGEVDIVINNASAIQLANVADLPADRFDLLTDVNVRGSHLVAHAFADHLAGLDGAWLLSNSPPVVTDRSPGKAPYAWSKLGMSFITLSLAEELVGEDVGCNTFWPVTTIDTRATRYFGLGTEDDWRTPEVVADAVLEILARDPSECTGNSFYDEALLREAGVNDFSAYNLTDGDPAPMSAQMFDPEFERES; encoded by the coding sequence ATGGCACTCGCAGCGCCCGACCTCTCGGGTTCGACGGCGTTCATCACGGGGACGACTCGCGGCATCGGGAAACGGCTCGCGCTCGCGCTCGCTGACCGCGGCTGTGACATCGTCTCGACGGGGAAGACGACCGACGAGGACGACACCGAGCTGGCGGGATCGGTCGAGCAGACGGCCCGCGAGGTGCGCGACCGCGGGGTCGAGGCGCTCGCGTGCGAACTCGACCTCCGCGACGAGGACCGGGTCGACGCGGTTGTCGAGGAGGCGATCGACCACTTCGGGGAGGTCGACATCGTCATCAACAACGCGAGCGCCATCCAGTTGGCGAACGTCGCCGACCTGCCGGCCGACCGGTTCGACCTGCTGACGGACGTGAACGTCCGCGGCAGCCACCTCGTCGCGCACGCGTTCGCGGACCACCTCGCGGGGTTGGACGGGGCGTGGCTCCTGTCGAACTCGCCGCCGGTCGTGACCGACCGATCGCCCGGGAAGGCGCCGTACGCGTGGTCCAAGCTCGGGATGTCGTTCATCACGCTCTCGCTCGCGGAGGAGCTGGTAGGCGAAGACGTCGGCTGTAACACGTTCTGGCCCGTGACGACCATCGACACCCGGGCGACCCGCTACTTCGGACTCGGGACCGAAGACGACTGGCGCACCCCGGAGGTCGTCGCCGACGCGGTGCTGGAGATCCTCGCGCGCGACCCGTCGGAGTGTACGGGCAACAGCTTCTACGACGAGGCCCTGCTCCGCGAGGCGGGCGTCAACGACTTCTCTGCGTACAACCTCACCGACGGCGACCCGGCGCCGATGTCGGCGCAGATGTTCGATCCGGAGTTTGAACGCGAGTCGTGA
- a CDS encoding peptidase, giving the protein MLTVALVGGVAVVAALAVAVGPLYAADRFRDLRDPTDAERAQIASLAEPGGLDVGRIAIESAERNRGEGVNGDGSGAPGPAEVAVRGPPRRRVLFITEDVLTGLDEDVAVGLFAAEAGRVATYYAEFRAVAVGGILGLLAAVVTTLVPFESGFGAVVAVGLVSFWAGRRVQYAADARAADAVGAERIANAFERVAERRGTEPETGDWSTWFEVQPPLGDRIARLRERAAEEEE; this is encoded by the coding sequence ATGCTCACGGTCGCACTCGTCGGCGGCGTCGCCGTCGTCGCCGCGCTCGCGGTCGCCGTCGGCCCGCTGTACGCGGCCGACCGCTTCCGCGACCTCCGAGATCCGACGGACGCGGAGCGCGCGCAGATCGCTTCGCTGGCGGAACCGGGCGGTCTCGACGTCGGCCGGATCGCGATCGAGTCCGCCGAGAGGAACCGCGGCGAGGGGGTGAACGGCGACGGTAGCGGGGCCCCCGGCCCCGCGGAGGTCGCCGTCCGCGGACCGCCCCGTCGACGGGTGCTGTTCATCACGGAGGACGTGCTGACGGGCCTCGACGAGGACGTCGCGGTCGGGCTGTTCGCGGCGGAGGCCGGGCGAGTGGCGACGTACTACGCCGAGTTCCGGGCCGTCGCAGTCGGCGGGATCCTCGGACTGCTCGCGGCGGTCGTCACGACGCTCGTGCCGTTCGAGTCCGGCTTTGGCGCCGTCGTCGCCGTGGGACTCGTCTCCTTCTGGGCCGGCCGCCGGGTCCAGTACGCGGCGGACGCCCGCGCCGCGGACGCGGTCGGCGCCGAGCGCATCGCGAACGCGTTCGAACGCGTCGCGGAGCGTCGCGGGACCGAGCCGGAGACCGGAGACTGGTCGACGTGGTTCGAGGTCCAGCCGCCGCTGGGCGACCGGATCGCGCGGCTCCGCGAGCGGGCGGCCGAGGAGGAGGAGTAG
- the pheT gene encoding phenylalanine--tRNA ligase subunit beta codes for MPVVDIDPDELRELTGHEEKGDEEFKDDLFGLGLEFEGETDDGGFQFEFAPDRLDRLSVEGVARSLRYHYGDARGVYVPNTNDPEWTIEVDESVPDERPYVTGAVVRGLDLDEAALESLIQLQEKLHATMGRGRAKGAIGIHDLAMVKGAPLQEGAEPSVTYRGVDPDGDAFVPLDSNDELTPAEVLDEHDTGRSYADLVADLDRYPAIYDDLRLFSFPPVINGKRTEVTTGSRELFVELTGTDQWTIDRMCNIICYALSARGGTVEAVEVNYADGATHPSEYGPELVRPNLDIDEKTVAHNRIETLLGVDFEPEEVVDCFERAGLDASYTLDEDVTYEVEVPPYRVDVLHPLDLVDDVGRAYGFDNLEPRYPDVGTVGGRHERSRLEDAVRTSLVGLGFEDLLNFHMTSGSENYDRMKMGARDDAFGAGDPVEITEPYSGEYTQLRTWALPSLVMLLERNTHNAYPQDIAEVGFVAERDGDADTNVSESRHVAGAVARRDASYEAAKGRLQALCDDFDADLGTPRTEHPSFIEGRTADIVVDGERVGVIGELHPAVLVEHDLEVPVAAFEFKLDALR; via the coding sequence ATGCCCGTTGTCGACATCGACCCCGACGAACTCCGCGAGCTCACCGGTCACGAGGAGAAGGGCGACGAGGAGTTCAAGGATGACCTGTTCGGACTCGGCCTGGAGTTCGAAGGCGAGACCGACGACGGGGGGTTCCAGTTCGAGTTCGCCCCCGACCGGCTCGACCGGCTCTCCGTCGAGGGCGTCGCGCGCTCGCTGCGGTACCACTACGGCGACGCGCGCGGCGTCTACGTCCCGAACACGAACGATCCGGAGTGGACCATCGAGGTCGACGAGTCGGTCCCCGACGAGCGCCCGTACGTCACCGGCGCCGTGGTGCGCGGACTCGACCTCGACGAGGCCGCTCTGGAGTCGCTTATCCAGCTCCAAGAGAAGCTCCACGCGACGATGGGCCGCGGCCGAGCGAAGGGCGCCATCGGGATCCACGACCTCGCGATGGTGAAGGGCGCGCCGCTCCAGGAGGGGGCGGAGCCGTCGGTCACCTACCGCGGCGTCGACCCCGACGGCGACGCGTTCGTCCCGCTCGATTCGAACGACGAGCTGACCCCCGCCGAGGTCCTCGACGAACACGACACGGGCCGAAGCTACGCCGACCTCGTCGCAGATCTGGACCGGTATCCGGCGATCTACGACGATCTCAGGCTGTTCTCGTTCCCGCCCGTGATCAACGGGAAACGCACCGAGGTGACCACCGGCTCCCGCGAGCTGTTCGTCGAACTCACCGGCACCGACCAGTGGACGATCGACCGGATGTGCAACATCATCTGTTACGCGCTGTCGGCCCGCGGCGGAACGGTCGAAGCGGTCGAGGTGAACTACGCCGACGGCGCGACCCACCCGAGCGAGTACGGTCCCGAGTTGGTCCGTCCGAACCTCGACATCGACGAGAAGACGGTCGCACACAACCGGATCGAGACGCTGCTCGGCGTCGACTTCGAGCCGGAGGAGGTCGTCGACTGCTTCGAGCGCGCCGGGTTAGACGCGAGCTACACCCTCGACGAGGACGTGACCTACGAGGTCGAGGTTCCCCCGTACCGCGTCGACGTGCTCCACCCGCTCGACCTCGTCGACGACGTGGGACGCGCGTACGGCTTCGACAACCTGGAGCCGCGCTACCCCGACGTGGGCACCGTCGGCGGGCGCCACGAGCGCTCGCGGTTGGAGGACGCGGTCCGGACCAGCCTCGTCGGGTTGGGGTTCGAGGATCTGCTGAACTTCCACATGACGAGCGGGTCCGAGAACTACGACCGGATGAAGATGGGGGCGAGAGACGACGCCTTCGGGGCCGGCGACCCCGTCGAGATCACGGAGCCGTACAGCGGGGAGTACACCCAGCTCCGCACCTGGGCGCTCCCCTCGCTCGTCATGCTGTTGGAGCGGAACACGCACAACGCCTACCCGCAGGACATCGCCGAGGTCGGATTCGTCGCGGAGCGCGACGGCGACGCGGACACGAACGTATCCGAGTCGCGACACGTCGCCGGCGCGGTCGCTCGTCGCGACGCCTCCTACGAGGCCGCGAAGGGCCGACTCCAGGCGCTCTGTGACGACTTCGACGCCGACTTGGGGACGCCGCGGACCGAACACCCCTCGTTCATCGAGGGGCGCACCGCCGACATCGTGGTCGACGGCGAGCGAGTCGGCGTGATCGGTGAACTCCACCCCGCGGTGCTCGTCGAGCACGACCTCGAGGTACCGGTCGCCGCGTTCGAGTTCAAGCTCGACGCGCTGCGATAG
- a CDS encoding type IV pilin, producing the protein MKPSTQSNADDRAVSPVIGVILMVAITVILAAVIGTFVLGLGDQLGDTAPQASFTVDGNESTSINITKTGGQSIESADLVLSIDGERVNSSIADDTWETGERKQISYDSAVTGEAVVRIIHDPSGNAVFERTYDFN; encoded by the coding sequence ATGAAACCAAGCACACAATCCAACGCGGACGACAGGGCAGTGAGTCCCGTCATCGGCGTCATCCTCATGGTCGCGATCACCGTCATCCTGGCGGCCGTTATCGGGACGTTCGTTCTCGGACTCGGCGATCAGTTAGGAGACACCGCGCCGCAGGCGAGTTTCACAGTCGACGGGAATGAATCGACAAGCATCAACATAACCAAGACCGGCGGTCAGTCGATTGAGTCGGCAGACCTCGTCCTTTCCATTGATGGTGAAAGGGTCAATAGCTCCATTGCTGACGACACTTGGGAGACCGGTGAACGGAAGCAAATAAGCTACGACAGTGCTGTTACTGGTGAAGCTGTAGTCCGGATCATCCACGATCCGAGTGGGAACGCGGTCTTCGAGCGGACCTACGACTTCAACTGA
- a CDS encoding chromosome partitioning protein ParA, with protein MILAVAGGKGGVGKTTLAYNLAAELDGIVVDADLGMADLPDGRGPDLHDVLAGAADPVETVRPGPVDVVPCGRTLAGARASDLTQLAEAVTAVEREFGTVVLDCPAGRRADAGVPIAVADACLLVVSPRAFALADAIRTRELARELDAGLVGCAVNRATDPPPVEAIGDALGAPVEVVPADPRVGRSVAAERPVVDAAPDSEAAAAVRSLARRVPE; from the coding sequence GTGATCCTCGCGGTGGCGGGCGGAAAGGGCGGCGTGGGGAAGACGACGCTCGCGTACAACCTCGCCGCCGAACTCGACGGGATCGTCGTCGACGCGGACCTCGGGATGGCGGACCTGCCGGACGGTCGCGGGCCGGACCTTCACGACGTGCTCGCCGGGGCTGCGGACCCGGTCGAGACGGTCCGGCCGGGACCGGTCGACGTCGTCCCGTGCGGCCGGACGCTGGCCGGCGCGCGGGCGTCCGACCTGACCCAGCTGGCGGAGGCGGTCACCGCGGTCGAGCGCGAGTTCGGGACCGTCGTCCTCGACTGTCCCGCGGGGCGCCGTGCCGACGCCGGCGTACCGATCGCGGTCGCGGACGCCTGCCTGCTCGTCGTCTCGCCGCGGGCGTTCGCGCTGGCCGACGCGATCCGGACCCGCGAGCTCGCGCGCGAACTCGACGCCGGGCTGGTCGGCTGCGCGGTCAACCGCGCGACTGACCCGCCGCCGGTTGAGGCGATCGGTGACGCCCTCGGCGCGCCGGTAGAGGTGGTCCCGGCCGATCCGCGCGTCGGCCGGTCGGTGGCGGCGGAGCGTCCGGTCGTTGACGCCGCGCCCGACAGCGAGGCCGCGGCGGCGGTCCGGTCGCTCGCGCGGCGCGTTCCGGAGTAA